Genomic window (Spirochaetota bacterium):
ATATAGTCCTAATTGACTATCTACAGCTCTTACACTAGGAATAATATAAACAAAATTATAAGCACACAAACCTACAACAAGATCATTTTTTATAATCACTTGTGCCAAAGATCTTTGAGATAGTGGAACTTTTTTGTCTTTTAGAATTTGTCTCATTGTTTTAGTACCTTCATTCCAAGAAATACGCTCTCCAACATAAGGTGATCTCAAAAACAACTCATCTTCTATCATATAAAATAGACCATATCCAACAACTTGCTTTATTTTCCATTCTAATAATTCTAATGATATTACTTTAGTATGAATGATAAATGATTTTTTTTCAAGCATTTTATATTGATTTTTTAAAATAATTACAATTTTACCTTGTTCTTTTAATATCTCACCACCAGAAGAACTATATAATACAATACTATGATCTTGATTGTCTTGTAACATAATAATAATTTTTAGCAATTGAGAACGAGAAATACTTACTCCAAAAGCATGTATTATTTTGTATTGTATCAATCGTTTTTGTATTATTACATGCTCTTGAAGAAATTGTTGTACGGAACATTTATTATTATGGAATAATTCTGATTCTTTTTTTTTTGTATAAGAGCACAGAAAATCTTCTTCTTCTACCCTCGATTCTGATAAGCTTATTATTTTGTTATCAAAACCATTTATTTTTTGTTTTAATAGAGGTATAATATTTAATCGTAAAAAATTACGAAGATAAATAGTGTTTTTATTAGAACTATCTTCTATATATAATATGTCGTTTTCTTTAATATAGGATTCGATTTCTTCTTTAGAAATAAAAAGCATAGGTCTTATTATTTCCAAAGAAGAAATATTATCTAATACTCGTTTATGAGGAATAAAAATATTTAATGATCCTCTTAAAATTTTTAAGAAAACTGTTTCTATAAGATCATCTTTGTGATGTGCTGTTAGAATTTTAGTAATATGGCGCATGTTAGCAGCTTCTGTAAAAAGTCTATAGCGTTCTTTTCTAGCATTATTTTCAAAATCAGCCATATTCAAAGACAAAGCTACTGCTGTCAACTCTTGAAATTCTATTCCTAAATTTTTACAATAAGTATTAATCGCTTCCGATTCATGTTTACATTCTAGTCTTGTTTGATGATTAACATGGAAGACAATAATATTTTTTGAAATAGTAGTACAAACATGAAGTAAAAACATAGAATCCTTCCCCCCAGAAACAGCAAGAGCTATTTTGGAAGAAGGTGAACTCTGTTTAAAAATCTCTACTAATAGATGAGTAAGTTTTATAATATTTGTCATTGCTCATTTTTGTGTTGCAAATTTTTGCATATTATCAAATAATCTATCATCGATTGAGTCATATCTGGAGACATTGATAAGGCTTGGACTTGTTGATTAATTTGCTCTCTATCCTCTTCTGATACATTTATAAAAGGGACTTGGGGTATATACGAAGGTTCTAGATCAATAAATGGATGATGAGATTGCTGAAAACGAAGAGCGTGTATTTTGAATCGATTGGGTATTTTTTCCAAATAGTCTGCTACATAAGCTGTTAGTGCTGTTTGTGTACTTCCATCAGTAACATGTACTAACAAGCGTCTTTTAATCTCTCCAGTTTCTTGACCATTTTCGTCTTTTTTGGGAATATACTCACACTTGGCTACTTGACTTCGTTGTGCCATTTTATCACCAACAATATCTTTCCATATTAGGCGGATTTCAGCAACAATTTTGACATTTAAGGGTATCCTTTTTTCTATCAAACGAACGAATTGTTTTAGAGCCTTAAAAGATGACGATTTATAATGCAAAGGATACCTCTTTATTGTGTATATTATCTCCTAAAAAGATAGCGTTTCAACATGTTTACACTCATCTATTTTAGGTATTTTGTAGTACCATCATATTACAAAGATAGATTTATTATTAGATTAAATTTTTACTAGACACCCAAACTATTAGACACTTATTGATTTGCTAAAATTATAATAAAAGTATTAATTATTGTTCTTACTTTTGATAAATTTTTGTACCATCTCTTGGACATCATCAATAGAACCTTTTTCTTCAAAAATATAGTAAGATACCAAATCTAAGTATTGAAGAATCAATTCTCCTCTATGAGTATGTGCTACAATATTAGGAACGGAAAGCTTAGTGTCTAAAGTCCAATACACATTAGGAAGCATAACTAATGTGTTTTTTTGAATAGGGTGCACTTGACAGTCGGGTCTTTTTACTAACTCTTCAAAGACTTCTTCCGTACAGTACAAATCTGGTTTGTAAGTATCTGTATCATGCATAATTTGAGAAATCACTTGTTCGATATTTTGTATGGTAGACATATAACACCTCTTAATTATATATTAAAACATATCTAATTATACTAAATATTAATAAAAAAAACAATAAAGATCTCATAAAAAAAGATAAAAAAAAACTAATGCTTCTTATAAATATTCCGATATTTATAGAGCAGTACTCTGTAGATTGAAAGAGAGAGTAATACTCTGGGAGGATACTATTATGATGCGTTCACTATGGACAGCAGCTTCTGGAATGGTTGGGGAACAATTCCATATAGATACAATTTCAAACAATTTAGCAAATATTAACACCACAGGATTCAAAAGAACTCGTGCTGAATTTGAAGATCTTCTATACCAAACACAACGCCTAGCTGGAACACCTTCTTCGGAAGTCACCCAAAATCCTATTGGAATCCAAACAGGCCTCGGCGTAAAAGTATCAGGAACACAAAAATTCTATACGCAAGGTAGTTTACAACAAACAGGGAATGTTCTTGATATTGCTATCGAAGATGAAGGATTTTTTGCTGTTGAAATGCCTGACGGTACTACCGCATATACAAGAGATGGTACTTTTAAAATAGACGCAAATAGAGATATTGTTACCTCTCAAGGTTATTATTTATTACCTAAAACTCAACTTCCTGATGATTTTGAAATCACCTCGCTAAGTATTACTCCAACAGGTACTGTTAGTGTGAAAGTTTCTGGTGAAAATGATCCTCGTGAAATTGGTAATATCACTTTACAGCGTTTTATCAATCCAACAGGATTAACTAATCTTGGAGAAAATCTTGTCAAAGAAAGCCCAGCTTCAGGATCTCCTGTAGAAGGAATTCCAACTCAGCAAGGTTTTGGCGCATTGAGACAAAGTTTTTTAGAAATGTCTAATGTCTCTGCTATTACTGAAATGGTAGATATGATCGTTGCACAAAGAGCTTATGAATTCAACTCTCGTGCTATCCAAACAAGTGATAACATGTTAGGTTCTGCCGTGTCTTTAAAAAGATAAATAATTAAATAAAAATATAGATAAAAACAACCAACATTAGTTTTGGTTGTTTTTTTATGTTTATTATTCTATAATGATACATATAAAAAATTAATATCATCCTTGAATTATTAGAGAGGTATCTATGAGATATCCTATGCAATTTATTTTACCTGCTTATACTTATAAAAATGTTAGTATCCATTCTGAAGATTTTCCACAAGATATTGATAAACAACTAACATTCTGTGGAAAACGGCATTGTTTTTCTACAGTCATATCATTACCCCCTGGAACTTATCATTATCAATTTGATGCAGATGGCGTGCTAATTCCTGATACCTTAAGAACTATCTCTAGTGAATTTGCGACTATACATATTGGATCTACAGATAATAACGGTATTATTTTTGATATTGACAAATCATTTGTAAAAAACAAGCATTTGGTCTTGCTCATAGGCTTGGACTGTACTGTTTGGAAAAATGCTGTTTTGAATATTCAAACCCTGCAAGGTATGCAAACAATACACGGACACAGTACTTTTATAGAAGGTTCTTTTGATTATCAAATGTTTGTTATTGATATCACTCAAGAAGAATCTTTATTCGCTTTTTTTGAATTAATAGGATATGCTGATAATTGTTTTTTTGGAGCTAATGGCATCAAACAAACAGAATGGGCTATTGAACCTTTCGAAATAAAAGAACATCTCTCCCCCCCTATCCCTCCCTCAGATATTGTTGGTATTTATCATTTATCAAATAAAAAATCTGTTGTAGATTTTGAAAAACATAATTCTTATTTCACCAAATTTCCTATAGATTATATTTCAGGAAATATTCCTGAAAATTCTCTATTAAAAAAAGAGTTTAATCAATTCACAAATCTCCAAAATATACTTCCTCTTACCTGTTTGTTGAGAGATATTTTCTTAGAAACAGAAGACTTTAATCCTAGCTTGGGTCTTTTAGGTCGTTTTGCTTATGAACACAGACAAGATATGGCAGAAATATCTTTCTCATTATCAGATGATCTTGTTTCTTTTTGGGATCTTACCAAAAGGAATTTTAAAGTAGCTGCACGAGGGATAGGATTTCAATTATTAGGATCTATGACCCCTCTTATTTATTTTGGGGAAGAAATTGGACTTCACAAAACAGGCGAAGATAGAAATATGCTCTGGACAAAAATAAAATGGAACAAAGATCTTTATAATTTCTATCAAAAACTATTGAAATTAAGAATAAAATATCCTGTATTAAGACAAGGTAGATTTAGACTCATTTTACAAGACTGTTGTTTGTGGGGAATTGAACGCTATATGGATGGGGAGGATTCTATTTATATTTTTGCCAATCATTCTAAAAATAATATTATTATTGACCTTACTCAAATAATCAGTTATTCAGGACCTATTATTGAATTACTTTCCAATCATCCTCTCAAGCGTAAAAAAGTATGCACTGTTTTTGGAGAATCTCTTGTAGCCTTCAAATCTAACAAATCTAAAAGTAAAATTATTTGTATAGGGCAAGAGGATGATGAAGAATAAGAGTATCTCTTAATTCATCACGAGAGACATGTGTATAAATTTCTGTTGTCGCCAAACTATTATGACCTAGTAACTCTTGTATCATTCTCAGATCAGCACCATGTGATAACATATGCGTTGCAAAAGCATGTCTTAACATATGAGGATGTAGTTTTGTAATATCCAAGTTTTTAGAATATTGATTAATTACTTTCCATACAAACATTCTTGACACATGTTTTCTAAATTTTGATGTAATCACAAAATTACACAAGATACCTTTCAAATACTCCTGTCGTACAGGAAAATACTTTCTAATCAGTTGTTTCAAACGATTTCCCATAGGAATAAGTCTTTCTTTGTTACCCTTTCCCAAAACTCGTATTATTTCTTCTTCTATATATATATTGTTTATTCTTAATTGGCATAATTCTGATACACGAATACCACAAGAATATAACAATTCAAAAATCATCGCATCTCTTAAAACAGGAAATGAACCGTCATTATTATCAAAAAATGCAAACACATCATCAAGCTCATCTTCACTTACGATATTAGGTAATTTCTGCACTAATTTAGGAAGATTTATTAATCCCATAGGATCATCATCCCTTATTTCCAAGCGTTGTAAATCTTTGTAAAAAGATCTAAAGCATGATATTTTTCGAGACATCGTTTTAGGGGAAAGAAACTCTCCATAGCTTTCTTTTGAATTTTTATTTAGCGTAATCAAATAATTAGTTATTTCTTGATAGACAACATCTTTAATATCCCGCCCTAAATATAATTCCAAATCTACAAGATCCTTCTGATAAGCAATTATTGTATTAAGAGAGTAATTCTTTTCATATTTGAGGCGTCTCAAATATTGAGTTATAGAATTTTTAACATTCATTATATTTTTCATTATATGTACTCTTTATATTTTTATACTTTATTAAAGGATCGGAGTTTTTTATCATTTGTATATATTTTTCTAATGTTTTTTTTAAAAAATCCGATGATTATAATAGGGAACAACTATTGAAAGAGAGGATACTGAAAATGGTAAAAAGTCTTTATACTGGTGCTAGTGCTATGATTGCACTTCAAGAATCCATGAATTCTATTTCACAAAATTTATCAAATGTTAATACAGATGGATATAAAAGAGAAACCGCAGTAATGAAAGCATTTCCAGAAATGCTTGCTCGAAGAGTTAATGATGATGGACAAGTCAAATTCCCACTAGGATCTTTTGACAAAGCTCCTATCGCTGGTAAAATTGGAACAGGTGTAGAATATAACGAATCCTATATTCGTTTTGAACAAGGTAGCTTATCTCAAACAGAGGGGCAATTTGATTTTGCTTTAGAAGGTGATGGATTTTTCTCTATAGAAACACCTAATGGTATTCGTTATGCGAGAAATGGTAAATTTACTATTTCAGGAGATGGTTTTGTTGTTGACAATAATGGAAACTATCTCTTGGGGGAAGAGGGTCGTCTTCAAGTAGCTCGTAACAACTTTAAAGTAGACAAAGAAGCTAATATTACTATAAACCCAACTATTCCATATGATGGATTTACAACAGTTGTTGGTAATGAATGGCAACCAGAACAATCACTAGGCAAATTAAAAATTGTTGATTTCAAACACTCTCGCTATCTTGTTCGTGAAGGTAATCACCTTTATGCGGAAAGTAAATTTTCAGGTAAAGCTCAAGATCTTGAAAAACCTCGTGTATTACAAGGATTTTTAGAGAAATCTACAGTGCAACCTGTTGATGAAATGGTGCGTATGATAGAAGTACAACGCTTGTATGAAGCCAACCAAAAAGTAATTCAAACAACAGATGACCTTCTTAGCCAAGCTGTTAACAAAGTATTAAAATAACAAAAAAGCTCCCTTTATAAAGGGAGCTTTTTTTTGTGATTTCTATTGTTTATTTCAATCCTATTGCATAACCCAAACTAGCATAAATACTATAATTAAATATATTTGAAGAATTATGACCATTGTAATTTACAAATAAATTATTTTTACCAGTAGGTATTACAAAGTCTATTTTATGTCTCAATCCTACCATCATACCTGTATTAAAAACTACTTGAAATCCACCAGGAAGAATTAATCCTACATTAAAATTATCGCCTAAGCGACTATGATCAACACTGTTATTATGAAAAAGCGTACTTCCTCCCATAGAGAACCCAACAATATCAGCCATAATACGGAAACGATCGAAAAGTTGACCCAACTGAAAAGTAGAACCTATAGAACCTGAATATCCTTTTAATTGAACTGTAGTATTATAGTCTTTTAAATATACATCACCAATACTACTAAGATTTGCAAAAGTCATTGCAAATCCTACACGAGTATCTGATCCATACACCATTTTGTCATTTGACATTTTATAGTACAAATATCCTAATTCTACATTAAACCCACCACCATTATATTTAGCTCTAGTATCATCAACTACACGATCTGTAATCCCAGATTTTTTTTGAGATTCGATCTGAAAATAATCATACCCACCACCAAAGTTAATCGTAAAGTTATGTGTTTTAACATTCGAGTACCCCTGATTTACTAATAGTAGGGACAATATTAGCAATATTTTTCTCATAGCTCTTCTCCTTAAGATATATTACATTTATATTACATTTGATTTTTTAAAAGCTGAATCTCATTTATATTAAAGTGTATAGTCCAAATATAATCATATTATTACCATAAGGGAAATTTTTGAATAAAATGAATTTTTATATTATAATTAATCTATGAAAAATAAAATAAAATACACTTTACAAAATCATCTATCACTCCCTTTATATCTTGCTATTAGAAGATTACTCCCCAAATCTAATTCACCAGGGGTCGTATTACTTCCTAGATTAGCCTTCCTTTCTATTGTCTTAGGTGTCTCAGCCTCTATATTAATTCTATCATTAACAAATGGATTGCATCATAATTATCTCCAAAAATTAGCTGAATCTGATTCGCATTTGTCTATTATCTCTATTGGAAAAGGCATTCCTGCTTATCAAGAAATCATTAAAAATATCAAAACACATCCTGAAATAGTAGCAGCATATCCCTATTCTCAAAATGAAGCCTTACTCAAGTATTATGGAGAAACTACAGGTATTGTTATAAAATCTTATCCTCAAGAATTTGTAAAAGATAGATCATTTAACACTTATTTTCGATTACTCAAAGGAGAGTGGAGTTTTAATAATCCTCGAACTATTGCTATTGGGGAAGCCCTCTCCAAAAACATGGCTATCTTTGTAGGGGATTTTGTAGAAATTATGACTTTTGATGAAGTGCTGGGAACAATTGTTTATCGTTTTAAAGTGTCTGGAATATTTACTGCTAATGATGGATTATTAGACAAAGGATTGGCTTTTATTGGTTTTGATGACGCTAGTGAGATTTTTGATTTTGAAGGTTACTCACCTTCTATTGGTATAAGAGTAATTGATTATCAAAAATCTGAAACAATTGCACAAAATTTGAGACAAAATTATAAAATACCTTTTAGTATTAGCACATGGAAAATCACCAATCTTAATACACTCTTGGCACTAGCTAATGAAAAACAAATAATTCGAGTTTTATTAATAATTTTTTTCTGTGTAGCTTTCTTTGGGATTTTGTCAGTAATGACAGCTCTTGTTACCGACAAAAGAGATGAGATTGCTCTTCTCAAAACACTAGGCATGACCCCTCAAGAAAACTTTAGATCTTTTGTATTCACAGGTTTGATCTTGGGCATAGCAGCATCTATTGTAGGAACAATCATAGGGATATTCATAAGTTTGAATTTTAATAATTTGATTTCAAGTATTGAATATATTATTAATTTTGTATTATCTATCATTGGCTACATCACACAAAAAAATATAAACACTTTTAATTTTTTAAATCAAAATGTATACTATCTAAAGAAATTTCCTATTCGTATTCAATTGATAGATATCATCTTTTCTTCTTTGTCTGCTATTTTGTGTACTCTACTGGCAGCTATTTATCCAGCTTATATTTCTAAAAATTTTAAACCTGCTGAAATATTACGTAAAAGAGCTTTTTAATATAAGGAATTATAATGAATATTATTTCAATAAACAATTTATCAAAAAGCTATAATTCTCCTCAAGGTAAAATATCTGTATTATCCAATGTTTTTCTTAATGTAAATCAAGGTGAATCGGTGGCTATTGTAGGAGAAAGTGGAAGAGGAAAAACTACTTTATTATATTTGTTATCAGGATTGGATCAAGCTGATCAGGGTAGTATTTTAATTAATAATTACCAAATAGACAAATTAAATGAAACTGAATTAGCATTATTCAGAGCTAATAATTTTGGATTTGTATTTCAGCATCATTTTTTACTTAATGATTTGGATGCTTTGGACAACACCATATTACCATTAAGAATTTCTAAAAAATTTACTAAAAACAGTCTGCAAGAAATTATAAAATTATTTCATTATTTTGGATTAGAAAAACGATTGTATCACTTTCCTGACGAATTATCAGGAGGGGAAAAGCAACGATTAGCCTTGATTAGGGCATTAGCTATTAAGCCTTTAATTATTTTTGCTGATGAACCAACAGGATCTTTAGACAAAGATAATGCTAAATTATTAGAAGATCTATTATTTGAATTAACAAGAGAACAAAAAACAACTCTTATTTTATCTACTCATAATAAAAATCTTGCTCAAAAATGTGATAAATTATATACTATAGATGATCTGGAGCAACAATAATGCACTTGATAGATAGCTTCACCTCTACTTCAAAAATCAATCTTTATCTTGATATTGTAGGAAGAGACCCTATAGATGGCTACCATTATATAGAAAGTATTTATTATGAAATCCCTTGGGGAGATGATTTTGAAATTTACTCTTCTCAACAAGATTATGTTGAATTTATTGATATTTCTTTGGAAGAAATTCCTCAAGAAAATACGGTTACTAAAGCATTAAAACTATTCAAAGAAAAATTCAAGATCACAGAATCTTATTATATCAAAATTAAAAAAAATGTTCCTATGGGAGCGGGATTGGGAGGAGGTAGTGGTGATGCTGGCTCTTTATTAAAATGGTTGGCTCGTAGATTTGATATAGAAATAACAAATTGTATTTCTATAGCTCAAAAGATAGGGAGTGATGTTCCCTTTTTTCTATATGGAAAGATGGCTTTAGTAGAAGGAAAAGGAGAAATAGTTACTCCTTTAGAAAACACTTTAAAAGGAATGCATCTTGTAATTATTTATCCCAATATTCATGTATCTACCAAAAAAGCCTTTGAAATTATAGCCCAAAATAATTGCATCACTAATAGCAAATCACAACAATTAAAAAATTTAAAAAAAAATAAATTAGAACTTGACAACCTAAAAAAATTAATATATAATATATTCAATAACAGTTTACAAATTTTAAATCAAGATTTGTATGAATTTCGAAAAAATTTAGATGATTTTTTATCTCCTGACATTATAATGATGACTGGTAGTGGATCAAGTTTTATTCTTTTTTATCAAGATAAAGAAAACATGGATCATATAAAAAAAAAGATAGCGCATAATATTAATCATTCAAAAATTTTTATCCATTCTATTTGAGCTCATCTTATGGATATGGAAGGAGACCCACATGGAAATTACAGATATCCGTATCAAAAAAGTTGAAGGCGATGCAAACAAATTACAAGCATACGCATCAATAACATTTGATGATAACTTTGTTATACAT
Coding sequences:
- the tilS gene encoding tRNA lysidine(34) synthetase TilS, whose amino-acid sequence is MTNIIKLTHLLVEIFKQSSPSSKIALAVSGGKDSMFLLHVCTTISKNIIVFHVNHQTRLECKHESEAINTYCKNLGIEFQELTAVALSLNMADFENNARKERYRLFTEAANMRHITKILTAHHKDDLIETVFLKILRGSLNIFIPHKRVLDNISSLEIIRPMLFISKEEIESYIKENDILYIEDSSNKNTIYLRNFLRLNIIPLLKQKINGFDNKIISLSESRVEEEDFLCSYTKKKESELFHNNKCSVQQFLQEHVIIQKRLIQYKIIHAFGVSISRSQLLKIIIMLQDNQDHSIVLYSSSGGEILKEQGKIVIILKNQYKMLEKKSFIIHTKVISLELLEWKIKQVVGYGLFYMIEDELFLRSPYVGERISWNEGTKTMRQILKDKKVPLSQRSLAQVIIKNDLVVGLCAYNFVYIIPSVRAVDSQLGLYIESL
- the ispE gene encoding 4-(cytidine 5'-diphospho)-2-C-methyl-D-erythritol kinase encodes the protein MHLIDSFTSTSKINLYLDIVGRDPIDGYHYIESIYYEIPWGDDFEIYSSQQDYVEFIDISLEEIPQENTVTKALKLFKEKFKITESYYIKIKKNVPMGAGLGGGSGDAGSLLKWLARRFDIEITNCISIAQKIGSDVPFFLYGKMALVEGKGEIVTPLENTLKGMHLVIIYPNIHVSTKKAFEIIAQNNCITNSKSQQLKNLKKNKLELDNLKKLIYNIFNNSLQILNQDLYEFRKNLDDFLSPDIIMMTGSGSSFILFYQDKENMDHIKKKIAHNINHSKIFIHSI
- a CDS encoding ABC transporter permease; amino-acid sequence: MKNKIKYTLQNHLSLPLYLAIRRLLPKSNSPGVVLLPRLAFLSIVLGVSASILILSLTNGLHHNYLQKLAESDSHLSIISIGKGIPAYQEIIKNIKTHPEIVAAYPYSQNEALLKYYGETTGIVIKSYPQEFVKDRSFNTYFRLLKGEWSFNNPRTIAIGEALSKNMAIFVGDFVEIMTFDEVLGTIVYRFKVSGIFTANDGLLDKGLAFIGFDDASEIFDFEGYSPSIGIRVIDYQKSETIAQNLRQNYKIPFSISTWKITNLNTLLALANEKQIIRVLLIIFFCVAFFGILSVMTALVTDKRDEIALLKTLGMTPQENFRSFVFTGLILGIAASIVGTIIGIFISLNFNNLISSIEYIINFVLSIIGYITQKNINTFNFLNQNVYYLKKFPIRIQLIDIIFSSLSAILCTLLAAIYPAYISKNFKPAEILRKRAF
- the flgG gene encoding flagellar basal-body rod protein FlgG: MMRSLWTAASGMVGEQFHIDTISNNLANINTTGFKRTRAEFEDLLYQTQRLAGTPSSEVTQNPIGIQTGLGVKVSGTQKFYTQGSLQQTGNVLDIAIEDEGFFAVEMPDGTTAYTRDGTFKIDANRDIVTSQGYYLLPKTQLPDDFEITSLSITPTGTVSVKVSGENDPREIGNITLQRFINPTGLTNLGENLVKESPASGSPVEGIPTQQGFGALRQSFLEMSNVSAITEMVDMIVAQRAYEFNSRAIQTSDNMLGSAVSLKR
- a CDS encoding flagellar hook-basal body protein; translation: MVKSLYTGASAMIALQESMNSISQNLSNVNTDGYKRETAVMKAFPEMLARRVNDDGQVKFPLGSFDKAPIAGKIGTGVEYNESYIRFEQGSLSQTEGQFDFALEGDGFFSIETPNGIRYARNGKFTISGDGFVVDNNGNYLLGEEGRLQVARNNFKVDKEANITINPTIPYDGFTTVVGNEWQPEQSLGKLKIVDFKHSRYLVREGNHLYAESKFSGKAQDLEKPRVLQGFLEKSTVQPVDEMVRMIEVQRLYEANQKVIQTTDDLLSQAVNKVLK
- a CDS encoding tyrosine-type recombinase/integrase, whose translation is MKNIMNVKNSITQYLRRLKYEKNYSLNTIIAYQKDLVDLELYLGRDIKDVVYQEITNYLITLNKNSKESYGEFLSPKTMSRKISCFRSFYKDLQRLEIRDDDPMGLINLPKLVQKLPNIVSEDELDDVFAFFDNNDGSFPVLRDAMIFELLYSCGIRVSELCQLRINNIYIEEEIIRVLGKGNKERLIPMGNRLKQLIRKYFPVRQEYLKGILCNFVITSKFRKHVSRMFVWKVINQYSKNLDITKLHPHMLRHAFATHMLSHGADLRMIQELLGHNSLATTEIYTHVSRDELRDTLILHHPLALYK
- a CDS encoding ABC transporter ATP-binding protein; the encoded protein is MNIISINNLSKSYNSPQGKISVLSNVFLNVNQGESVAIVGESGRGKTTLLYLLSGLDQADQGSILINNYQIDKLNETELALFRANNFGFVFQHHFLLNDLDALDNTILPLRISKKFTKNSLQEIIKLFHYFGLEKRLYHFPDELSGGEKQRLALIRALAIKPLIIFADEPTGSLDKDNAKLLEDLLFELTREQKTTLILSTHNKNLAQKCDKLYTIDDLEQQ
- a CDS encoding DUF721 domain-containing protein is translated as MHYKSSSFKALKQFVRLIEKRIPLNVKIVAEIRLIWKDIVGDKMAQRSQVAKCEYIPKKDENGQETGEIKRRLLVHVTDGSTQTALTAYVADYLEKIPNRFKIHALRFQQSHHPFIDLEPSYIPQVPFINVSEEDREQINQQVQALSMSPDMTQSMIDYLIICKNLQHKNEQ